From bacterium (Candidatus Blackallbacteria) CG13_big_fil_rev_8_21_14_2_50_49_14:
ACAGCTTGCCTGATTCGGCTGGGAGCCTTTCGCTTGGCGGAAGAAATGCTCGATATTCCGGTGATCGATCTATACCAGCAATTTGATTTTGATTATCAACGGGGCCAGATCGCTTTCTTTCTGGGGGAACCAGCGCAAGCTATCGAGTCTTTTCAGCTCTCACTCATCGAGCAGGGAGAATACGCAAGCGTTTATTACAGTCTGGCCTTGTCCTATTTGGCATTGGCACAGGAAGCAGAAGCAAAAGACAGCCTAAAAAACTGTCTGAAACTGGAACCCCACCACAGCGCAGCCCAAACGCTCTTAGCTAAAATTCAGACCCCCTGAATTCTGCCCGATAGCACTGGGACAGGCTACAATAGAAGCACCTTGATCCTGGAAACGAAGCTATGCGAATTATTCTCTACACTGGCAAAGGCGGTGTAGGCAAAACCACCCTTTCTGCCGCAACAGCCTTAAAAGCGGCCCAAATGGGATACCGAACCCTGATTATCAGTACAGATCCTGCCCACAGCCTGTCCGACTCTTTTGACTTGCAACTCTCCGATGAACCCACTTCTATCCGTGAAAATTTATGGGGCCAGGAGATTAACGTTCTCAAAGATATTCACAAATATTGGGGGGAGCTTCAGGCCTCTTTAAGTGCACTCTTAGTCACCAAAGGCTTCGACAATGTTGTGGCCGATGAATTAGCGGTGATGCCTGGTATGGAAGAAGTGGCAAGCCTCTTACATGTGCATGAAAAAGCGCAATCTGGGCAGTTTGACCTGATTATTCTGGATTGCGCCCCCACGGGTGAAACCATCCGCTTGATCAGCATGCCCGATATCATTGACTGGTATATTGAGAAAATGTTTTCGATATCCCTGAAAGGCGCAGGCATTTTCGAGCCTGTGCTGAAATCAGCCTTGGCCATTCCAGGTCAGGCCGTATTTAAAGCCATTCAAACCCTTTTTGGCGGTGTAACCGCCTTACAAGCGCAATTGATCGATCCTGCAATTACCTCGATCCGAGTCGTGATGAACCCTGAAAAAATGGTCTTGAAAGAAGCCCTGCGCTCGTTTACTTATTTTTCATTGTTTGGCTACAATGTTGACTTGGTCTTACTCAACCGCATTGTTGAAGAAACAGGGGATTCTGAACTCTTACAGAGCATGCGCACGGTCCAGGCGGGGTATATCAGCCAGGCCAAAACATCATTTACGCCAGTGCCCATGAAACAAATCCCCCTCTTTGTGGGTGAGATTGTCGGGCTTGAAAACCTCGAAAAAATTGCAAAGGCGACTTTTTCAGCGCAAGAAGATCCCACCCAAGTCTATTTTCAGGAAAAGATCCAGGAAGTTCACAAACTGGAAGGTGGCGAATATCTTTTGAAAAGACGCTTTCCACCCTTTGAAATTGAACGGTTTGATTTGCGAAAAAAAGGGGATGAACTCATTCTCACGATCGGCAATGTCAGAAGATCGATTATTTTGCCTCAAACCCTGGCCATGCTTGAGCCTGTGAAGGCAGAATTTCGCAATGGAGAATTGCAGGTCAGGTTTCGCTGACTGTACGCTCGCGCAAACGTGCCAAGGTGTCCCGAATCGCCTGTTTTAAAATCCAGCCCTTTAAACTGGGAGATTGTTCCTGACCTTGCAATTGTTTTAAAAGTCGCAGAGCTTCAATCCGGGGAAAATAGTCCAAAACCTCAATCACACTGCGCAGCAAAGGCCACGGCAAACCTGAGTGAATTAGTTTTTCAAGCGTTGCAAGAATCCAACGTTCACCTGTTTTTGCCAATTGCACCAGCGCAATACGTTGCCAAGCCAAGGGCCATTCCTGCAGATGATCCAAAAGATAGTTAATCGCCTGGGGCTCGCGACTGGTTCCCAAAATTTCAAGGGTTTTTATTTTCTGCTGCGAATCCTGAATACTTTCAAAGTATTCAATCAGACGTTGAAACGCCTCAGGCGTTTTAAATTCAGCCAAAGCCTGCAGTACGGGGAAATGCTGATCGGTAGGTTCACTTAGATTCAAACGCTTCAGTAAAAGCGGAAAAACAGAATCCAATTGCAGCTTGCCCAAAGCCATCAGACAAATCGCACGCAATTCAGAATTAGACTCAGCTTCGGCTGACTGCAAAAGCTGAGACAAAAGCGTAAAAGCCTGAGTGGCTTTCAGATCTCCCAACGCTTCAATCGCGGCATAGACCACCCCGGTGTCCGAATCCTGAAGACAGGCCATCACCGCTGAAATGACTTCTGAAGCACGTGTTTTCGCCAAAATACGCAAGGCTTCCCGCCTTAACTCAGGATGGCTTTCCTCAAGCATCGGCAGAAGGGGCTGCCAACGCAAATCTTTGCCAAAACTACTCAAGCTTTTTAATAGCGCCAATTGCAAAGGATGGGGAGACAGGGGCAAGAGCTGCCAAAGTTCGTCTTGACCTTCAACGCAACCCTTCTTTAAAAGGGCTTGAATCAATAAAACACGCGCCTGAACATGCTGGATTTCATGCAAGGCCAAACGCAAATCCTGGGCTTCATAGCGCACCAAAAGAGAGAGGGTCTTGGGCTCTCTTTGCGGTGAAATCAGAGCCCAATTCAATACAGCCTTCAGCGAAGCAGACCCCCAAGCCACCAATAAATCTTCAATCTGTAAACCGTGCTCAGGGTCTTCGAGAAACTGCGTAAGGCATTCTGCCCAATGAGAAGCTGAACTTATATTCCAAAGAACCAAAACCAAGCGGAGATTTTCAGAGGCTGCCTGCTTCAGCAGCGCACCCAATTCCTGTGCAGAAAGGGTCTGTTGATTGACCAGGTGCGCAAACAAGGCTTGCCAGTCTTCAATAAATTCTTCGGGCACGTGAAATTGAAGGATTTCAGGCAAAATGCGCAAGCCCCGTTCACGCAAGATTTCTAAAATCAGTTCACGGGTTTCCGCTGAAATATCTTCGCAAACCCAGCGCCAGAGGTTTTCTGCTCCCCCCTTTAAACGCCTCAGCGCCAATGCTGCACGCAGTTGGTCGCCTCGCTCAGCCCGCATCAAAATTTGTATCAGCCAAGAAAGACTTTCTTCATAGGGTTCAAGCCGCAAGAGCAACTCAAGCCCTTCTCGCACAAAAAGAGGGTCTTGGCTTCTTTGGAGTTCTTGCAATAAAAAGGGAAGCATCAGATTTCCAAAATTTAGCAGGTACTGTAAGAGGCGTTGACGCAAAAGTGCAGATGAAGACTGTTTTAAGAGACGCAGTGCAATCGGCAACCCGCCGGTGTTTTGAAATCCCTCTAAAAAATATAGACTGTTTTCCTGAGCCTGGGGGCTCATTTCACGTAAGCTCAAATGTTGCAAACGCTGACAGACCACATCCCCATTGCGGTTTAAAAGCGGCAAAATTTGTAGAAAAAGAACCGAAGAAGCCTCAAGAAACTCTGGTAGAGCATCCAGAGCACCCAGCCCCCCATAACGCGCCAATAACTGATAGGCCTGTTCCTGTTCTGAGGGCGGGGTATCTGCTCCAGCCTGTTCCAAAAGCAGACTTTCCAAAAGGGCTCTCAGCTCTAAAGGAGCAGACTCTGGCAACTCCAAACAATTGAGTTTGAGTCCCCAACGCAAGGCCAATAAATAAATCGACTTGCCTTTCTCTGGTGGAATTTCCAATAAACGCTGAATCAAATGGATCTGATCGGCCCGAACAAAACGGTAAATCTGATTCAAGCCTCTGCTTAAACTGGTTTCAACCAAAGCAGCCCGCGCTTCATCCGTTTCATCGCAGAGCCACACCGCAAGGGCCATCAGTTCAGAAGCCACCAATTGTGCGGGATCTTTTTGCAATAAAGCCTCAAGTTGCTGGCCAATATTTTCTGCGGCATCTAAAAGCGCAGGTTTAAGTTCTGAAGGGGTTTTCGGCAAAACGAGTAAATCCTTTAATTGCAGCATGACCCGGTAAGAGGCAGTATTGCTCAAGGTCTGCAAAACCTTCAGAACCACCTCAGGCTGGGCATCTGAAAGCATTTCCAAAAGATAATTTTCCACTTCCTGGCTCCAGGGTTGAGCGCCCAAAGCTTCGACTGCTTTTTTTCGTACAAAATAATGTGGATGTTTTAAACAATCAGCCAACCAGGCTTGCAGTTCAGGATCGGCCAAAGGGCCAATCGCCTGTACAATATGCGCCACCAAATCCCAATCTTTACTTTGTAATAATTGCAAA
This genomic window contains:
- a CDS encoding arsenic-transporting ATPase, whose protein sequence is MRIILYTGKGGVGKTTLSAATALKAAQMGYRTLIISTDPAHSLSDSFDLQLSDEPTSIRENLWGQEINVLKDIHKYWGELQASLSALLVTKGFDNVVADELAVMPGMEEVASLLHVHEKAQSGQFDLIILDCAPTGETIRLISMPDIIDWYIEKMFSISLKGAGIFEPVLKSALAIPGQAVFKAIQTLFGGVTALQAQLIDPAITSIRVVMNPEKMVLKEALRSFTYFSLFGYNVDLVLLNRIVEETGDSELLQSMRTVQAGYISQAKTSFTPVPMKQIPLFVGEIVGLENLEKIAKATFSAQEDPTQVYFQEKIQEVHKLEGGEYLLKRRFPPFEIERFDLRKKGDELILTIGNVRRSIILPQTLAMLEPVKAEFRNGELQVRFR